One segment of Macrotis lagotis isolate mMagLag1 chromosome 1, bilby.v1.9.chrom.fasta, whole genome shotgun sequence DNA contains the following:
- the DNAJC8 gene encoding dnaJ homolog subfamily C member 8 — protein MAASGESGASGGGSTEEAFMTFYSEVKQIEKRDSVLTSKNQIERLTRPGSSYFNLNPFEVLQIDPEVTDEEIKKRFRQLSILVHPDKNQDDAERAQKAFEAVDKAYKLLLDQEQKKRALDVIQAGKEYVEHTVKERKKQLKKEGKPTNVEEDDPELFKQAVYKQTMKLFAELEIKRKEREAKEMHERKRQREEEIEAQEKAKREREWQKNFEESRDGRVDSWRNFQANTKGKKEKKNRTFLRPPKVKMEQRE, from the exons ATGGCGGCTTCGGGGGAAAGCGGGGCCTCGGGCGGCGGCAGCACCGAAGAGGCGTTTATGACCTTCTACAGCGAG gtgaaacaaatagaaaagagagaCTCTGTTTTAACGTCAAAAAATCAGATTGAAAGACTGACCCGACCTGGATCTTCTTATTTTAACTTGAACCCATTTGAG GTTCTCCAGATAGACCCTGAagtgacagatgaagaaatcaagaagcgGTTCAGGCAG TTATCCATATTGGTGCATCCTGACAAGAACCAAGATGACGCAGAGAGAGCACAGAAGGCTTTTGAAG CTGTTGATAAAGCCTACAAGCTGCTCCTGGATCAGGAGCAGAAGAAGCGGGCCCTGGATGTCATTCAAGCAGGAAAAGAGTACGTGGAGCATACC GTGAAAGAGCGAAAGAAACAGCTAAAGAAAGAGGGGAAGCCTACAAATGTGGAAGAAGATGACCCTGAATTG TTCAAACAGGCAGTTTACAAACAGACAATGAAGCTTTTTgctgaattggaaattaagaggaaagagagagaagctaAAGAAATGCATGAAAG GAAGCGACAAAGAGAAGAAGAGATTGAAGCacaagaaaaagcaaagagagaaagagagtggcAGAAAAACTTTGAG GAAAGTCGAGATGGGCGTGTGGACAGTTGGCGAAATTTCCAGGCAAAcacaaagggaaagaaggagaagaaaaatcgGACCTTTCTGAGGCCACCCAAAGTAAAAATGGAGCAGCGAGAGTGA